The Watersipora subatra chromosome 1, tzWatSuba1.1, whole genome shotgun sequence genome has a window encoding:
- the LOC137386038 gene encoding AH receptor-interacting protein-like: MKDRHINYANDTKFKFHYVTRTVSDEVQVIDDSRKHSQPLELIVGKKFKYETWEKCLQTMTLGEISSFTVDKKLTAAYPLVAKSLRDIFLGKGVAPTHSCAMTAMGENVLGYEDLNKLMANPEPLEFILEVVDIELAGNYEKDAWAMSSEEKTDAVPKLKEEGNLLYKEKQFEEAAAKYSLALGLLERLNMQEKPGSEEQRLLDEQKVPLLLNYAQCQLLKGDWHQVIQHTTEVLKICPDNVKALYRRAKANARVWRVEEAKDDYHRVCELDETLTNTVKKELSLLSEAVKVHDAEDKNKLAGKLFV; encoded by the exons TTCAAGTTTCATTATGTGACGAGAACAGTTTCTGATGAGGTACAAGTGATAGACGATAGTCGCAAACACTCTCAGCCTCTAGAATTAATCGTTGGTAAAAAGTTTAAATACGAGACGTGGGAGAAATGCTTACAGACAATGACTCTTGGAGAAATTTCTTCTTTTACAGTGGATAAGAAG CTTACAGCCGCATATCCACTGGTGGCAAAAAGCCTCAGAGACATTTTCCTTGGTAAGGGTGTGGCTCCTACACACTCTTGTGCAATGACTGCAATGGGAGAGAATGTCCTCGGCTACGAAGATCTTAACAAACTCATGGCCAACCCAGAACCTCTGGAATTCATTCTTG AGGTCGTGGATATCGAGCTCGCGGGAAACTATGAGAAAGATGCGTGGGCCATGTCATCTGAAGAGAAGACAGATGCAGTGCCTAAACTGAAGGAAGAAGGAAACCTGCTTTACAAAGAAAAACAGTTTGAGGAAGCTGCTGCTAAATATTCTCTAGCCTTAGGCCTCCTTGAAAGACTTAACATGCA AGAAAAACCAGGAAGTGAGGAGCAGAGACTACTGGATGAACAAAAGGTTCCTCTACTGTTGAACTACGCTCAGTGCCAGCTTCTCAAGGGTGACTGGCATCAAGTGATCCAACATACAACTGAAGTATTAAAAATCTGCCCAG ATAATGTAAAGGCTCTCTACCGAAGAGCTAAGGCTAATGCAAGGGTTTGGAGGGTGGAAGAGGCTAAGGATGACTACCACAGAGTATGTGAGCTTGATGAGACATTGACTAACACTGTAAAGAAAGAACTTAGCTTACTGTCAGAAGCAGTTAAAGTACATGATGCAGAGGACAAGAATAAGCTAGCTGGGAAGTTATTTGTGTAG
- the LOC137386039 gene encoding uncharacterized protein, whose product MSRSRAPQNSASSCHQRIFSDLQTVYRKIIQTSGTSCSFRAKDSRNSSRLTPQHMPRHSLNLSNSMFSSRSPSACSSVEEIVIRPLQFHERSTYSPCLSRCQTSSSSGEFHSRQGSQLDGSSETNFRRTHFNSDSPVVYSDQSIRYVMEQVSLEQARRLKFLSNVKQHRVGQCYFVNGSKMPVKKQAYEQMQHALNLNNDKRSGSTRTRLCSRLRTPAAKFDRQPRVSSLEPDQIHGTSLKRPFSSTSTDENSAVAIPSAFGAEGRAEQLSADNHSNSTIDTHSEVLEPAVNSIVA is encoded by the coding sequence ATGTCTCGAAGCCGAGCACCTCAAAATTCTGCCTCAAGTTGTCATCAACGGATATTTTCTGATCTACAGACAGTCTATCGAAAAATTATACAGACAAGTGGAACATCATGTTCATTCAGAGCCAAGGACAGCAGGAATTCTTCACGTTTGACACCTCAGCATATGCCTAGACATTCACTCAACTTGTCCAATTCTATGTTCAGCTCCAGGAGTCCCTCAGCTTGCAGTTCTGTAGAAGAAATAGTTATCCGACCGCTGCAGTTTCACGAAAGGTCAACCTATTCGCCGTGTCTTAGTCGATGCCAAACTAGTTCATCTTCCGGGGAATTTCACAGTCGACAAGGATCTCAACTAGATGGAAGTAGTGAAACGAATTTTAGGAGAACTCACTTCAACTCAGACTCTCCAGTAGTGTACAGCGATCAGAGCATTCGCTATGTTATGGAACAGGTATCTCTAGAGCAGGCCCGTCGACTTAAGTTTTTGTCTAATGTAAAGCAGCATAGAGTCGGCCAGTGTTACTTTGTTAATGGTTCTAAAATGCCTGTGAAAAAGCAAGCATATGAGCAGATGCAGCATGCCTTAAACCTTAATAATGACAAACGCAGCGGCAGCACTAGGACACGACTCTGTTCGCGGTTAAGGACTCCTGCTGCTAAATTTGATCGCCAACCACGTGTGAGTTCTTTGGAACCAGATCAGATACATGGCACATCTTTAAAGAGACCGTTTAGTTCTACTAGTACAGATGAGAACAGTGCTGTTGCCATACCATCTGCTTTCGGAGCAGAGGGTAGAGCAGAGCAGCTCTCTGCCGACAATCATAGCAATAGCACCATCGATACTCACAGTGAAGTTCTGGAACCTGCAGTTAACTCTATTGTGGCTTGA